AGGAGCTATTCTAAAAGCGTATAAATTTCTATACGACAATAACTTACTGCATGAGTATGAGAAGTCTAACTATCTCGCACTCAACAATATGGAATATCCACCAGATTTAGCAAGTGGATTAATAGAAAGGGCAATTCTCTTTAAAAGAGAAGATTTGATCCCTATAATCAAAGAAAATATCAAAAGGAGAAATTAATTATGGCAAAAATGCTTTCACAAAATGACTGGAATTTTAATAACATTGGAACAAAATTTGAATTGGATGAAGTCATTCCAAAGTTTGAAACGGAAGTCCGAGCAGATGCAAACGGAGAAATTATCAAAAACCGAGATGGTAGCGAAAGACGTTTTAATACCGATAAAATCATTGGTTGGAAATACAATGTGACAATCAAGGATGGACAATTCAAAAAGAAATCAACCCAAGTCTCAGTAGATAATCCAGATGCCTTGGTTGATAATGACTATATCCAAGCAATGGATCAAGTACCAGTTACATTTGACAATTTACAAGCCACTATGATTAGTTCAACGATGTATTACAAGGCGGATGCTATCCATTTAGTAGATGTAAAACAAAAATAAGTATAAGACAAGGGGAGTTAATCCTCCCCTTACTTAATCTAATTAGAAAAGGAGATAACATGATTAAAACTGTAACAAAAGATGACCTTATCGAACTTGGATTTGCTCCAGGAACTGCAAGAAAGATTATCCATACTGGCAAATTACTATTAGTGAATCGTGGTTTTAATATCTACGATAACAAACGGATTGGTACAATTCCAGCCAGTGTCGCTGAAGAACTACTAGGAATTGAACTCCAGAAAGAAGCATAATGAATGACTATTCGTAAAACTAAAAGTGGTAAATGGACTGTTGATGTTTCTAACGGTTTCCACCCAGTCACACAAAAAAGAATACGTATTATTCGTAAAGGATTAAAATCTAAAAAGGAAGCCCTAGAACTTGAACAACATATTAGAGTTGTAGAATTAAAAGAAAAACAATTTGACTTTGTAGTAACAACGGATATGTTATTCGACTTACTTGAAGAAGATGATTTGAAAAATGGCAGAAAAGTAAGCTATACAAGTACACAAAGAAACAATTATGAGCGTCATATTAAACCATATTTTAAAAATACAAATTTAAATAAACTAACGTATGACCATATATTCGAATTTCGTGAATACCTAAAAACAAAACCTAAAAAACAAAATGAAAATGAAACTTTAAGTTATAATACAATTAATAAAGTCTTAATTCTACTTAAAAAAATTTTTGATACTGGTATAAGAAAATCTCTCATTGATAAAAATCCTGTTGAGAATCTGAGAAAATTACCAATTAGTAAGCCTAATATTCAATTTTGGAGTATAGAAGAATTCACGAGATTTAGAGGACTTATTCGAGATGATGAAATAAGCTATGACCTTTTTTTCGTAATTGCTTTCTTTACTGGAATGAGAATGGGAGAAATACTCGCATTGAACTGGAATGATATAAATCTTTTAACAAATACAATTTACGTTACCAAAACGGTATACTTTGTAAAAAATACAAGCCACATTAATACAACAAAAACACGATCAGGAACTAGAAATATAACAATCAATCAGAAATTAGCAGAAATGCTAAAAGAATGGAAAGTAAAACAAAAAGAAAAACTTGAGGAATTTACAAAAAATACAGACGAACTACAAATAATACAGAGTACACCAATAACAATTACAAAAAATATGATTGATAAGAAGTTTAAGCAAATACTAGAAAGGGATAAAGACTTAAAGAAAATAAGAATTCATGATTTGAGACACTCTCATGCATCATTACTAATAAATCAAGGAGAAGATTATCTTGTTGTCAAAGAAAGATTAGGACACGCATCTATAACAACAACAATTGATACTTATTCTCATTTGTACCCTAGCAAACAGAAAACATTGGCTAATAAACTTGATGATTTATTTTAAAATGGAAAAAATTGGTAACTCGCCATACATCAAAGAAAAAAAGACAAGGTCCGAAAACCTTGTCTTTATTACTATACCGGCGGCCGGGGTCGAACCGGCACGTCCTTGCGGACACTGGATTTTGAGTCCAGCGCGTCTGCCAATTCCGCCACGCCGGCAAATAGTAACTGGGGTAGCTGGATTCGAACCAACGCATGAGGGAGTCAAAGTCCCTTGCCTTACCGCTTGGCTATACCCCAAAAATATAAATAGGCGAGTGATGGGGATCGAACCCACGCATGCCAGAGCCACAATCTGGTGTGTTAACCACTTCACCACACCCGCCATACTATTTAACACGGGCAGTAGGAATTGAACCCACACTGAAGGTTTTGGAGACCTTAGTTCTACCTTTAAACTATGCCCGTATAGGATGGAAGGGGAGGGATTCGAACCCCCGAACCCGAAGGAGCGGATTTACAGTCCGCCGCGTTTAGCCTCTTCGCTACCCTTCCGAAAGATTTAAAAAATGGCGCGAGACGGAATCGAACCGCCGACACATGGAGCTTCAATCCATTGCTCTACCAACTGAGCTACCGAGCCAATATTGCGGGAGCAGGATTTGAACCTACGACCTTCGGGTTATGAGCCCGACGAGCTACCGAGCTGCTCCATCCCGCGTTAATAATAAATAAAGGAGGATGTGGGATTCGAACCCACGCACGCTTTTACACGCCTGACGGTTTTCAAGACCGTTCCCTTCAGCCGGACTTGGGTAATCCTCCGATAAATAGTCCGTACGGGATTCGAACCCGTGTTACCGCCGTGAAAAGGCGGTGTCTTAACCCCTTGACCAACGGACCATATTTATTAAAAATGGGCACGAGTGGACTCGAACCACCGACCTCACGCTTATCAGGCGTGCGCTCTAACCACCTGAGCTACGCGCCCAAGTTAAAAACTTGGTAATTTGAACAAAGTTCAAAGCGGGTGACGAGAATCGAACTCGCGACAACAGCTTGGAAGGCTGTAGTTTTACCACTAAACTACACCCGCTTATATGGGAGTTAACGGGATCGAACCGCTGACCCTCTGCTTGTAAGGCAGATGCTCTCCCAGCTGAGCTAAACTCCCTCGAGCTAAGCGACTTCCATATCTCACAGGGGGCAACCCCCAACTACTTCCGGCGTTCTAGGGCTTAACTTCTGTGTTCGGCATGGGAACAGGTGTATCTCCTAGGCTATCGTCACTTAACTTTGAGTCTTACATACTCAAAATTGAATATCTATCAAATTACAAGAAAACCTTCACACTTCGTATTCTCAGTTACTTTGGATAAGTCCTCGAGCTATTAGTATTAGTCCGCTACATGTGTCGCCACACTTCCACTTCTAACCTATCTACCTGATCTTCTCTCAGGGCTCTTACTGATATAAAATCATGGGAAATCTCATCTTGAGGTGGGTTTCACACTTAGATGCTTTCAGCGTTTATCCCTTCCCTACATAGCTACCCAGCGATGCCTTTGGCAAGACAACTGGTACACCAGCGGTAAGTCCACTCTGGTCCTCTCGTACTAGGAGCAGATCCTCTCAAATTTCCTACGCCCGCGACGGATAGGGACCGAACTGTCTCACGACGTTCTGAACCCAGCTCGCGTGCCGCTTTAATGGGCGAACAGCCCAACCCTTGGGACCGACTACAGCCCCAGGATGCGACGAGCCGACATCGAGGTGCCAAACCTCCCCGTCGATGTGAACTCTTGGGGGAGATAAGCCTGTTATCCCCAGGGTAGCTTTTATCCGTTGAGCGATGGCCCTTCCATACGGAACCACCGGATCACTAAGCCCGACTTTCGTCCCTGCTCGAGTTGTAGCTCTCGCAGTCAAGCTCCCTTATACCTTTACACTCTGCGAATGATTTCCAACCATTCTGAGGGAACCTTTGGGCGCCTCCGTTACCTTTTAGGAGGCGACCGCCCCAGTCAAACTGCCCGTCAGACACTGTCTCCGATAGGGATCACCTATCCGGGTTAGAGTGGCCATAACACAAGGGTAGTATCCCAACAACGTCTCCTTCGAAACTGGCGTCCCGAGCTCATAGACTCCTACCTATCCTGTACATGTGGTACAGACACTCAATATCAAACTGCAGTAAAGCTCCATGGGGTCTTTCCGTCCTGTCGCGGGTAACCTGCATCTTCACAGGTACTAAAATTTCACCGAGTCTCTCGTTGAGACAGTGCCCAAATCATTACGCCTTTCGTGCGGGTCGGAACTTACCCGACAAGGAATTTCGCTACCTTAGGACCGTTATAGTTACGGCCGCCGTTTACTGGGGCTTCAATTCATACCTTCGCGTTACCGCTAAGCACTCCTCTTAACCTTCCAGCACCGGGCAGGCGTCACCCCCTATACATCATCTTACGATTTAGCAGAGAGCTGTGTTTTTGATAAACAGTTGCTTGGGCCTATTCACTGCGGCTGACCTAAAGTCAGCACCCCTTCTCCCGAAGTTACGGGGTCATTTTGCCGAGTTCCTTAACGAGAGTTCTCTCGCTCACCTGAGGCTACTCGCCTCGACTACCTGTGTCGGTTTGCGGTACGGGTAGAGTATGTTTAAACGCTAGAAGCTTTTCTTGGCAGTGTGACGTCACTAACTTCGCTACTAAACTTCGCTCCCCATCACAGCTCAATGTTATAGAATTAAGCATTTGACTCAATTCACACCTCACTGCTTAGACAGACACTTCCAATCGTCTGCTTTAGTTAGCCTACTGCGTCCCTCCATCACTACATACTCTAGTACAGGAATATCAACCTGTTGTCCATCGGATACACCTTTCGGTCTCTCCTTAGGTCCCGACTAACCCAGGGCGGACGAGCCTTCCCCTGGAAACCTTAGTCTTACGGTGGACAGGATTCTCACCTGTCTTTCGCTACTCATACCGGCATTCTCACTTCTATGCGTTCCAGCGCTCCTCACGGTACACCTTCACCACACATAGAACGCTCTCCTACCATACCTATAAAGGTATCCACAGCTTCGGTAAATTGTTTTAGCCCCGGTACATTTTCGGCGCAGGGTCACTCGACTAGTGAGCTATTACGCACTCTTTGAATGAATAGCTGCTTCTAAGCTAACATCCTAGTTGTCTGTGCAACCCCACATCCTTTTCCACTTAACAATTATTTTGGGACCTTAGCTGGTGGTCTGGGCTGTTTCCCTTTCGACTACGGATCTTAGCACTCGCAGTCTGACTGCCGACCATAATTCATTGGCATTCGGAGTTTATCTGAGATTGGTAATCCGGGATGGACCCCTCACCCAAACAGTGCTCTACCTCCAAGAATCTTGATGTCGACGCTAGCCCTAAAGCTATTTCGGAGAGAACCAGCTATCTCCAAGTTCGTTTGGAATTTCTCCGCTACCCACAAGTCATCCAAGCACTTTTCAACGTGCCCTGGTTCGGTCCTCCAGTGCGTCTTACCGCACCTTCAACCTGCTCATGGGTAGGTCACATGGTTTCGGGTCTACGACATAATACTAAAGCGCCCTATTCAGACTCGGTTTCCCTACGGCTCCGTCTCTTCAACTTAACCTCGCATCATATCGTAACTCGCCGGTTCATTCTACAAAAGGCACGCTCTCACCCATTAACGGGCTCGAACTTGTTGTAGGCACACGGTTTCAGGTTCTATTTCACTCCCCTCCCGGGGTGCTTTTCACCTTTCCCTCACGGTACTGGTTCACTATCGGTCACTAGGGAGTATTTAGGGTTGGGAGATGGTCCTCCCAGATTCCGACGGGATTTCACGTGTCCCGCCGTACTCAGGATACTGCTAGGTACAAAGACTATTTAAAATACGAGGCTCTCACTCTCTTTGGCTGATCTTCCCATATCATTCTTCTATAATCTTTGAGTCCACATTGCAGTCCTACAACCCCGAAGAGTAAACTCTTCGGTTTGCCCTCCTGCCGTTTCGCTCGCCGCTACTAAGGCAATCGCTTTTGCTTTCTCTTCCTGCAGCTACTTAGATGTTTCAGTTCACTGCGTCTTCCTCCTCATATCCTTAACAGATATGGGTAACAGGTAGTACCTGTTGGGTTCCCCCATTCGGAAATCCCTGGATCATCGCTTACTTACAGCTACCCAAGGCATATCGTCGTTTGTCACGTCCTTCTTCGGCTCCTAGTGCCAAGGCATCCACCGTGCGCCCTTATTAACTTAACCTTATTTTTCTGACCTTTCAGTCATAAACTCTTATTAATACTACAGCGTTTTCGGTTTATTTTCTTGTTACTATTTGATATAGATATTCAATTTTCAATGTGCATGACTTGGTGATCTCTCACCAATGGAGCCTAGCGGGATCGAACCGCTGACCTCCTGCGTGCAAAGCAGGCGCTCTCCCAGCTGAGCTAAGGCCCCACAAGACCTCTCAAGACTAAACAAGACCAATGTGCTTTCCTTATCCTTAGAAAGGAGGTGATCCAGCCGCACCTTCCGATACGGCTACCTTGTTACGACTTCACCCCAATCATCTATCCCACCTTAGGCGGCTGGCTCCAAAAAGGTTACCTCACCGACTTCGGGTGTTACAAACTCTCGTGGTGTGACGGGCGGTGTGTACAAGGCCCGGGAACGTATTCACCGCGGCGTGCTGATCCGCGATTACTAGCGATTCCGACTTCATGTAGGCGAGTTGCAGCCTACAATCCGAACTGAGACTGGCTTTAAGAGATTAGCTTGCCGTCACCGACTTGCGACTCGTTGTACCAGCCATTGTAGCACGTGTGTAGCCCAGGTCATAAGGGGCATGATGATTTGACGTCATCCCCACCTTCCTCCGGTTTATTACCGGCAGTCTCGCTAGAGTGCCCAACTAAATGATGGCAACTAACAATAGGGGTTGCGCTCGTTGCGGGACTTAACCCAACATCTCACGACACGAGCTGACGACAACCATGCACCACCTGTCACCTCTGTCCCGAAGGAAAACTCTATCTCTAGAGCGGTCAGAGGGATGTCAAGACCTGGTAAGGTTCTTCGCGTTGCTTCGAATTAAACCACATGCTCCACCGCTTGTGCGGGCCCCCGTCAATTCCTTTGAGTTTCAACCTTGCGGTCGTACTCCCCAGGCGGAGTGCTTAATGCGTTAGCTACGGCACTAAACCCCGGAAAGGGTCTAACACCTAGCACTCATCGTTTACGGCGTGGACTACCAGGGTATCTAATCCTGTTTGCTCCCCACGCTTTCGAGCCTCAGCGTCAGTTACAAGCCAGAGAGCCGCTTTCGCCACCGGTGTTCCTCCATATATCTACGCATTTCACCGCTACACATGGAATTCCACTCTCCCCTCTTGCACTCAAGTTAAACAGTTTCCAAAGCGTACTATGGTTAAGCCACAGCCTTTAACTTCAGACTTATCTAACCGCCTGCGCTCGCTTTACGCCCAATAAATCCGGACAACGCTCGGGACCTACGTATTACCGCGGCTGCTGGCACGTAGTTAGCCGTCCCTTTCTGGTAAGATACCGTCACAGTGTGAACTTTCCACTCTCACACTCGTTCTTCTCTTACAACAGAGCTTTACGATCCGAAAACCTTCTTCACTCACGCGGCGTTGCTCGGTCAGACTTCCGTCCATTGCCGAAGATTCCCTACTGCTGCCTCCCGTAGGAGTCTGGGCCGTGTCTCAGTCCCAGTGTGGCCGATCACCCTCTCAGGTCGGCTATGTATCGTTGCCTTGGTGAGCCGTTACCTCACCAACTAGCTAATACAACGCAGGTCCATCTGGTAGTGATGCAATTGCACCTTTTAAGCAGTTATCATGCGATATCTACTATTATGCGGTATTAGCTATCGTTTCCAATAGTTATCCCCCGCTACCAGGCAGGTTACCTACGCGTTACTCACCCGTTCGCAACTCATCCGGAAAGAGCAAGCTCCTTCCTTCAGCGTTCTACTTGCATGTATTAGGCACGCCGCCAGCGTTCGTCCTGAGCCAGGATCAAACTCTCATTAAAAGTTTGAGTTCTCACTCATTTCTGTCACTGACAGATTTATTGTTTTTTTCATTGTTCAGTACTACAACATCAGTTGTAGTGCCCTGCACATTGGTTCGTCTTGTTCAGTTTTCAAAGGTCTTTGCCTCTCACTTCTCTCGTGAGCGACAACTATATTAGTATATCACAGTCACTTTTAACTGTCAACAGGTTTTTTTAACTTTTTTATATCCTATTAACCTCTCTGCAATACACCCATAGTCCGTACGGGATTCGAACCCGTGTTACCGCCGTGAAAAGGCGGTGTCTTAACCCCTTGACCAACGGACCTTGAGCTTTTTCAACTCTTTCTATTATACCTACTTTTACAATCTTGTCAAGAACTTAAGATAAATTTTTCTTATTTTTTTATTTTTTGAAAAGCAAAAAGCCCACTGTTGTAGGCTTTTCGTAAGATATATCTTAAAATTAAAGCATTTTGTTGTAGAATTCAACGATAAGTGCTTCGTTGATTTCTGGGTTGATTTCATCACGTTCTGGCAAACGAGTCAATGAACCTTCCAATTTTTCAGCATCGAATGATACGAATGCTGGACGTCCAAGAGTAGCTTCAACTGCTTCAAGGATTGCTGGAACTTTCAATGATTTTTCGCGAACTGAGATTACTTGACCTGGAGTTACGCGGTATGATGGGATATCAACACGTTTTCCATCAACAAGGATGTGACCGTGGTTTACGAATTGACGAGCTTGACGACGAGTAGTCGCAAGACCAAGACGGTAAACTACGTTATCCAAACGACGTTCCAAAAGAAGCATGAAGTTGAAACCTAGGATTCCGCCCTTGATTTTTGTAGCTTGTACGAACAAGTTACGGAATTGTTTTTCACCTACACCGTAAGTAAAACGAAGTTTTTGTTTTTCAGCTAATTGCAAACCGTATTCTGACAATTTAGAACGGTTGTTTGGTCCGTGTTGTCCTGGTACGTAGTTACGACGTGCCAATTCTTTACCTGTACCTGTAAGTGAAAGGCCAAGGCGACGAGCTTGTTTCCAAGATGGTCCTGTATAACGTGACATATGTATGTCCTCCTGATATAAATATAATTTCGGCGGAAATAGTCACTTAGAAAGCCCTGATTCGTGCAGATGCCCTTCGCCTAAACAGCCAAGGTTACTTATCAGAAGACACCTGTTGACGAGCTTCATGCTTTCCTGCTGCTATTTCACACAAAGGCTATTGTATCATGAAAAACTGCATTTGTAAAGAGATTTTTCTATCTATTTTACTTTTCGTTCAGATTGAGACTAAGGATAAACTTGCTTCCTACGCCATATTGGCTTTCTACGCTGATGTCCCCACCTAATTGGCGAGCTAGATCACGCGCAATTGCAAGGCCTAAGCCATGACCTCCAGTATTCATGTTGCGAGATGTTTCTACCCGATAGAGACGCTTAAAGATATTGTCCAACTCCTCTGGAGCAATTCCATATCCTTCATCTCTGACACTAATGGTCAAGTTCTTGTCCTCAATCAGAGCCACAACTTCAATCTTAGTTCCTGGTTCCGAGTATTTAAAAGCATTATTAAGCAAGTTAACCAAAATTCGCGAAATCTTATCATAGTCTACCTGGATACGGGCATACTCTGGACTAACCTGTATGTACACATCCCGTTCTTCTTTTTCAATTAAAAATTGAAATTCGCTCATTGCTTCTATTAATAACTGATCCAGAAATACAGGCTCAATCCCTCTTGGTGATTCTATCTTGGATTGGGTATTTAGCGTAAGAGCGCCGAGTTCTTCCACTAATTTATTTAGACGGTCGGTCTGCCGACTAATAGTCATTAGATAATGCGCCCGTTCCTCTTCTTTAATAACACCATCAAGGATTCCTTCCACCGTTGCTTGGATGGATGTGATTGGCGTTTTGATGTCATGAGCAAGTTGGGCAATCATAATCCCTTTTTCTTTTTCACTTTGGTCAAGGGATTCAAAGGTTGATTGTAAATCATGAGACATATCGTTAAAAGCTTGCCCTAACTCTTGAAACTCCGT
The window above is part of the Streptococcus sp. Marseille-Q6470 genome. Proteins encoded here:
- a CDS encoding DUF3173 domain-containing protein, with product MIKTVTKDDLIELGFAPGTARKIIHTGKLLLVNRGFNIYDNKRIGTIPASVAEELLGIELQKEA
- a CDS encoding site-specific integrase; its protein translation is MTIRKTKSGKWTVDVSNGFHPVTQKRIRIIRKGLKSKKEALELEQHIRVVELKEKQFDFVVTTDMLFDLLEEDDLKNGRKVSYTSTQRNNYERHIKPYFKNTNLNKLTYDHIFEFREYLKTKPKKQNENETLSYNTINKVLILLKKIFDTGIRKSLIDKNPVENLRKLPISKPNIQFWSIEEFTRFRGLIRDDEISYDLFFVIAFFTGMRMGEILALNWNDINLLTNTIYVTKTVYFVKNTSHINTTKTRSGTRNITINQKLAEMLKEWKVKQKEKLEEFTKNTDELQIIQSTPITITKNMIDKKFKQILERDKDLKKIRIHDLRHSHASLLINQGEDYLVVKERLGHASITTTIDTYSHLYPSKQKTLANKLDDLF
- the rpsD gene encoding 30S ribosomal protein S4; the protein is MSRYTGPSWKQARRLGLSLTGTGKELARRNYVPGQHGPNNRSKLSEYGLQLAEKQKLRFTYGVGEKQFRNLFVQATKIKGGILGFNFMLLLERRLDNVVYRLGLATTRRQARQFVNHGHILVDGKRVDIPSYRVTPGQVISVREKSLKVPAILEAVEATLGRPAFVSFDAEKLEGSLTRLPERDEINPEINEALIVEFYNKML
- a CDS encoding HAMP domain-containing sensor histidine kinase — encoded protein: MKLKSYIVIGYLVSTILTILVVFWAVQRMLIDQKEIYFLVGMTLVASFIGAGVSLFLLSPVFSSLHHLKNQAKRVASRDFSGETNVKGPTEFQELGQAFNDMSHDLQSTFESLDQSEKEKGIMIAQLAHDIKTPITSIQATVEGILDGVIKEEERAHYLMTISRQTDRLNKLVEELGALTLNTQSKIESPRGIEPVFLDQLLIEAMSEFQFLIEKEERDVYIQVSPEYARIQVDYDKISRILVNLLNNAFKYSEPGTKIEVVALIEDKNLTISVRDEGYGIAPEELDNIFKRLYRVETSRNMNTGGHGLGLAIARDLARQLGGDISVESQYGVGSKFILSLNLNEK